In Mercenaria mercenaria strain notata chromosome 13, MADL_Memer_1, whole genome shotgun sequence, a single window of DNA contains:
- the LOC123528984 gene encoding protein bicaudal D homolog 2-like isoform X5 yields the protein MSELNISSLSVEELKTELGRLQQELTETNQEKIRAAEYGLAVLEEKHQLESHIEELETEKEHIKTELEHAKETLSKHQGIFKKQNESGINLEDSIIRESVSREQGYQENIQSLEVELKTCKQNHERLSSEHTVMANLVSDLQTKCDQLEDQRRQLKSELKEYKIRENRNIVDYSELEEENISLQKQVSVLKQSQVEYEGLKHEKKRLEEELDDLNMQLDESVSLKKIVDKNLEEALNALQVEREQKHALKKELDARLTQESMFNLSNLAQLGGLSDGLKLNNHEGEGDEEDQHPALKRVEADYEHKEEGQPRKGPGKVNDILSEIQQNEVKKLEQMLEQSEEEKIELQRALDEAKKLIEDTQSDLIEQKDRANQLKAQISAALASGSLDSSPDSDVTDYLDQQIANESDQGKKALLEMKKNLLMNEKKYSSALQQINELQSEISNLMDKNKQGGLKEGDPAVTEILNQLQAKVKQYEDVIKDMNKDLKTFTKIAGESQGSLNMTQEEMLKVTEELAQLYHLVCEVSGETPSRVMLQHAKAIDKLSKQDSREGSEEQGEKEEGTAEKESGKKRKSKPKKSPVESYENSVKADANSCQKLTETILDQTKHLKKSVEHLMEVSRNRTDDNEQSDAQELQEQIVKLKAMLSTKREQIATLRSVLKANKSTAEFALANLKQKYENEKVIVTETMLKLRNELKALKEDAATFASLRAMFAQRCDEYVTQLDEYQRQLAAAEEEKKTLNSLLRMAIQQKLVLTQRLEDLEFDRERRNMRRPQGGGGRNKSGASKC from the exons ATGTCTGAACTAAACATTAGCTCCCTCTCCGTTGAGGAACTTAAAACAGAACTAGGACGTTTGCAGCAGGAATTAACAGAAACAAACCAAGAAAAAATCCGAGCGGCAGAATACGGATTGGCCGTCCTTGAAGAAAAGCATCAACTCGAGAGCCATATAGAAGAACTCGAGACTGAAAAAGAACACATCAAAACTGAACTAGAGCATGCCAAAGAG ACGCTCAGTAAACATCAAGGGATTTTTAAGAAGCAAAATGAGAGCGGCATCAATCTGGAGGACAGTATCATTCGCGAGTCAGTGTCAAGGGAGCAGGGGTATCAGGAAAACATACAGAGCCTTGAAGTAGAACTCAAAACCTGCAAACAGAACCATGAAAGGCTCTCCTCTGAACATACTGTTATGGCAAACCTGGTGTCTGATCTACAAACAAAATGTGATCAGCTGGAGGATCAGAGAAGACAGTTGAAGAGCGAGTTGAAAGAGTACAAGATCAgagaaaacagaaatattgtcgACTATTCAGAATTGGAAGAGGAAAACATATCTCTGCAAAAGCAAGTGTCTGTGTTAAAACAAAGTCAGGTAGAGTATGAAggattaaaacatgaaaaaaagcgATTAGAAGAAGAGTTGGATGACCTGAACATGCAGTTAGATGAAAGTGTGTCATTGAAAAAAATAGTAGATAAAAATCTTGAAGAGGCACTGAATGCATTGCAAGTTGAAAGGGAGCAGAAACATGCTTTGAAGAAAGAACTTGATGCTAGATTAACGCAGGAGTCAATGTTCAATTTGAGCAATTTAGCACAACTTGGTGGCCTCAGTGATGGTTTGAAACTGAATAATCATGAAGGTGAAGGAGATGAAGAAGATCAACATCCAGCACTCAAGAGAGTAGAGGCAGATTATGAACATAAAGAAGAAGGTCAACCAAGGAAAGGGCCAGGCAAAGTCAATGATATTCTTAGTGAAATTCAACAAAATGAAGTTAAGAAATTAGAACAAATGCTGGAGCAGAGTGAAGAGGAGAAAATAGAACTGCAGAGAGCATTAGACGAAGCAAAGAAATTAATTGAAGATACACAGTCTGACCTTATTGAACAAAAAGACAGAGCAAATCAGTTAAAAGCACAAATAAGTGCTGCTTTAGCCAGTGGGAGCCTTGATTCATCCCCAGATAGTGATGTTACAGATTATTTAGACCAACAAATTGCAAATGAATCAGATCAAGGAAAGAAAGCTTTACTCGAAATGAAGAAAAATTTGCTtatgaatgaaaagaaatattCCTCAGCTTTACAGCAGATCAATGAACTTCAGTCTGAAATCAGTAACTTAATGGACAAAAACAAGCAAGGAGGTCTTAAAGAAGGTGATCCTGCCGTAACAGAAATTCTTAATCAACTTCAGGCTAAGGTCAAGCAATATGAAGATGTTATAAAAGACATGAATAAAGACTTGAAAACATTTACAAAGATTGCTGGAGAATCTCAAGGTTCCTTAAATATGACACAGGAAGAAATGTTGAAAGTTACTGAGGAATTGGCACAGTTGTATCATCTTGTTTGTGAAGTTAGTGGAGAGACACCAAGTCGTGTGATGCTTCAGCATGCCAAAGCCATTGACAAACTGTCAAAACAAGACTCCAGAGAAGGAAGTGAAGAACAAGGAGAGAAAGAGGAGGGAACTGCTGAAAAGGAAAGTGGTAAAAAGAGAAAATCAAAGCCGAAAAAGAGCCCGGTTGAAAGTTATGAGAACTCTGTGAAGGCTGATGCAAATTCCTGTCAAAAATTAACTGAAACCATTCTTGACCagacaaaacatttgaaaaaatctgTTGAGCATTTAATGGAAGTTTCAAGAAATAGAACAGACGACAATGAACAGTCAGATGCTCAAGAATTACAAGAACAAATTGTTAAGTTGAAAGCAATGTTGTCAACAAAGAGGGAACAGATTGCAACATTAAGAAGTGTTCTCAAAGCCAATAAATCAACAGCTGAATTTGCTTTGGCTAACttgaaacagaaatatgaaaatgaaaaagtaattgtAACAGAGACAATGCTGAAATTGAGAAATGAACTGAAGGCTCTTAAAGAGGATGCAGCCACTTTTGCTTCTCTGAGAGCCATGTTTGCGCAGCGCTGCGATGAATATGTCACCCAGCTTGATGAATACCAACGCCAGCTTGCAGCTGCAGAAGAGGAAAAGAAGACCCTTAATTCTCTTCTACGAATGGCTATCCAACAGAAACTGGTGTTAACACAGAGACTAGAGGACTTGGAGTTTGACAGAGAGCGACGGAACATGCGTCGACCGCAAGGGGGCGGCGGTAGAAACAAGTCTGGCGCTTCCAAA tgcTGA
- the LOC123528984 gene encoding protein bicaudal D-like isoform X2 — MSELNISSLSVEELKTELGRLQQELTETNQEKIRAAEYGLAVLEEKHQLESHIEELETEKEHIKTELEHAKETLSKHQGIFKKQNESGINLEDSIIRESVSREQGYQENIQSLEVELKTCKQNHERLSSEHTVMANLVSDLQTKCDQLEDQRRQLKSELKEYKIRENRNIVDYSELEEENISLQKQVSVLKQSQVEYEGLKHEKKRLEEELDDLNMQLDESVSLKKIVDKNLEEALNALQVEREQKHALKKELDARLTQESMFNLSNLAQLGGLSDGLKLNNHEGEGDEEDQHPALKRVEADYEHKEEGQPRKGPGKVNDILSEIQQNEVKKLEQMLEQSEEEKIELQRALDEAKKLIEDTQSDLIEQKDRANQLKAQISAALASGSLDSSPDSDVTDYLDQQIANESDQGKKALLEMKKNLLMNEKKYSSALQQINELQSEISNLMDKNKQGGLKEGDPAVTEILNQLQAKVKQYEDVIKDMNKDLKTFTKIAGESQGSLNMTQEEMLKVTEELAQLYHLVCEVSGETPSRVMLQHAKAIDKLSKQDSREGSEEQGEKEEGTAEKESGKKRKSKPKKSPVESYENSVKADANSCQKLTETILDQTKHLKKSVEHLMEVSRNRTDDNEQSDAQELQEQIVKLKAMLSTKREQIATLRSVLKANKSTAEFALANLKQKYENEKVIVTETMLKLRNELKALKEDAATFASLRAMFAQRCDEYVTQLDEYQRQLAAAEEEKKTLNSLLRMAIQQKLVLTQRLEDLEFDRERRNMRRPQGGGGRNKSGASKEQCFSFPGSCSSSRANIMTTSMESTNGTL; from the exons ATGTCTGAACTAAACATTAGCTCCCTCTCCGTTGAGGAACTTAAAACAGAACTAGGACGTTTGCAGCAGGAATTAACAGAAACAAACCAAGAAAAAATCCGAGCGGCAGAATACGGATTGGCCGTCCTTGAAGAAAAGCATCAACTCGAGAGCCATATAGAAGAACTCGAGACTGAAAAAGAACACATCAAAACTGAACTAGAGCATGCCAAAGAG ACGCTCAGTAAACATCAAGGGATTTTTAAGAAGCAAAATGAGAGCGGCATCAATCTGGAGGACAGTATCATTCGCGAGTCAGTGTCAAGGGAGCAGGGGTATCAGGAAAACATACAGAGCCTTGAAGTAGAACTCAAAACCTGCAAACAGAACCATGAAAGGCTCTCCTCTGAACATACTGTTATGGCAAACCTGGTGTCTGATCTACAAACAAAATGTGATCAGCTGGAGGATCAGAGAAGACAGTTGAAGAGCGAGTTGAAAGAGTACAAGATCAgagaaaacagaaatattgtcgACTATTCAGAATTGGAAGAGGAAAACATATCTCTGCAAAAGCAAGTGTCTGTGTTAAAACAAAGTCAGGTAGAGTATGAAggattaaaacatgaaaaaaagcgATTAGAAGAAGAGTTGGATGACCTGAACATGCAGTTAGATGAAAGTGTGTCATTGAAAAAAATAGTAGATAAAAATCTTGAAGAGGCACTGAATGCATTGCAAGTTGAAAGGGAGCAGAAACATGCTTTGAAGAAAGAACTTGATGCTAGATTAACGCAGGAGTCAATGTTCAATTTGAGCAATTTAGCACAACTTGGTGGCCTCAGTGATGGTTTGAAACTGAATAATCATGAAGGTGAAGGAGATGAAGAAGATCAACATCCAGCACTCAAGAGAGTAGAGGCAGATTATGAACATAAAGAAGAAGGTCAACCAAGGAAAGGGCCAGGCAAAGTCAATGATATTCTTAGTGAAATTCAACAAAATGAAGTTAAGAAATTAGAACAAATGCTGGAGCAGAGTGAAGAGGAGAAAATAGAACTGCAGAGAGCATTAGACGAAGCAAAGAAATTAATTGAAGATACACAGTCTGACCTTATTGAACAAAAAGACAGAGCAAATCAGTTAAAAGCACAAATAAGTGCTGCTTTAGCCAGTGGGAGCCTTGATTCATCCCCAGATAGTGATGTTACAGATTATTTAGACCAACAAATTGCAAATGAATCAGATCAAGGAAAGAAAGCTTTACTCGAAATGAAGAAAAATTTGCTtatgaatgaaaagaaatattCCTCAGCTTTACAGCAGATCAATGAACTTCAGTCTGAAATCAGTAACTTAATGGACAAAAACAAGCAAGGAGGTCTTAAAGAAGGTGATCCTGCCGTAACAGAAATTCTTAATCAACTTCAGGCTAAGGTCAAGCAATATGAAGATGTTATAAAAGACATGAATAAAGACTTGAAAACATTTACAAAGATTGCTGGAGAATCTCAAGGTTCCTTAAATATGACACAGGAAGAAATGTTGAAAGTTACTGAGGAATTGGCACAGTTGTATCATCTTGTTTGTGAAGTTAGTGGAGAGACACCAAGTCGTGTGATGCTTCAGCATGCCAAAGCCATTGACAAACTGTCAAAACAAGACTCCAGAGAAGGAAGTGAAGAACAAGGAGAGAAAGAGGAGGGAACTGCTGAAAAGGAAAGTGGTAAAAAGAGAAAATCAAAGCCGAAAAAGAGCCCGGTTGAAAGTTATGAGAACTCTGTGAAGGCTGATGCAAATTCCTGTCAAAAATTAACTGAAACCATTCTTGACCagacaaaacatttgaaaaaatctgTTGAGCATTTAATGGAAGTTTCAAGAAATAGAACAGACGACAATGAACAGTCAGATGCTCAAGAATTACAAGAACAAATTGTTAAGTTGAAAGCAATGTTGTCAACAAAGAGGGAACAGATTGCAACATTAAGAAGTGTTCTCAAAGCCAATAAATCAACAGCTGAATTTGCTTTGGCTAACttgaaacagaaatatgaaaatgaaaaagtaattgtAACAGAGACAATGCTGAAATTGAGAAATGAACTGAAGGCTCTTAAAGAGGATGCAGCCACTTTTGCTTCTCTGAGAGCCATGTTTGCGCAGCGCTGCGATGAATATGTCACCCAGCTTGATGAATACCAACGCCAGCTTGCAGCTGCAGAAGAGGAAAAGAAGACCCTTAATTCTCTTCTACGAATGGCTATCCAACAGAAACTGGTGTTAACACAGAGACTAGAGGACTTGGAGTTTGACAGAGAGCGACGGAACATGCGTCGACCGCAAGGGGGCGGCGGTAGAAACAAGTCTGGCGCTTCCAAA gaACAATGCTTTTCATTCCCTGGAAGTTGCTCCAGTTCCCGAGCTAACA TAATGACCACAAGTATGGAGTCAACTAACGGGACATTGTAA
- the LOC123528984 gene encoding protein bicaudal D homolog 2-like isoform X3, translated as MSELNISSLSVEELKTELGRLQQELTETNQEKIRAAEYGLAVLEEKHQLESHIEELETEKEHIKTELEHAKETLSKHQGIFKKQNESGINLEDSIIRESVSREQGYQENIQSLEVELKTCKQNHERLSSEHTVMANLVSDLQTKCDQLEDQRRQLKSELKEYKIRENRNIVDYSELEEENISLQKQVSVLKQSQVEYEGLKHEKKRLEEELDDLNMQLDESVSLKKIVDKNLEEALNALQVEREQKHALKKELDARLTQESMFNLSNLAQLGGLSDGLKLNNHEGEGDEEDQHPALKRVEADYEHKEEGQPRKGPGKVNDILSEIQQNEVKKLEQMLEQSEEEKIELQRALDEAKKLIEDTQSDLIEQKDRANQLKAQISAALASGSLDSSPDSDVTDYLDQQIANESDQGKKALLEMKKNLLMNEKKYSSALQQINELQSEISNLMDKNKQGGLKEGDPAVTEILNQLQAKVKQYEDVIKDMNKDLKTFTKIAGESQGSLNMTQEEMLKVTEELAQLYHLVCEVSGETPSRVMLQHAKAIDKLSKQDSREGSEEQGEKEEGTAEKESGKKRKSKPKKSPVESYENSVKADANSCQKLTETILDQTKHLKKSVEHLMEVSRNRTDDNEQSDAQELQEQIVKLKAMLSTKREQIATLRSVLKANKSTAEFALANLKQKYENEKVIVTETMLKLRNELKALKEDAATFASLRAMFAQRCDEYVTQLDEYQRQLAAAEEEKKTLNSLLRMAIQQKLVLTQRLEDLEFDRERRNMRRPQGGGGRNKSGASKVKKRSQNNDHKYGVN; from the exons ATGTCTGAACTAAACATTAGCTCCCTCTCCGTTGAGGAACTTAAAACAGAACTAGGACGTTTGCAGCAGGAATTAACAGAAACAAACCAAGAAAAAATCCGAGCGGCAGAATACGGATTGGCCGTCCTTGAAGAAAAGCATCAACTCGAGAGCCATATAGAAGAACTCGAGACTGAAAAAGAACACATCAAAACTGAACTAGAGCATGCCAAAGAG ACGCTCAGTAAACATCAAGGGATTTTTAAGAAGCAAAATGAGAGCGGCATCAATCTGGAGGACAGTATCATTCGCGAGTCAGTGTCAAGGGAGCAGGGGTATCAGGAAAACATACAGAGCCTTGAAGTAGAACTCAAAACCTGCAAACAGAACCATGAAAGGCTCTCCTCTGAACATACTGTTATGGCAAACCTGGTGTCTGATCTACAAACAAAATGTGATCAGCTGGAGGATCAGAGAAGACAGTTGAAGAGCGAGTTGAAAGAGTACAAGATCAgagaaaacagaaatattgtcgACTATTCAGAATTGGAAGAGGAAAACATATCTCTGCAAAAGCAAGTGTCTGTGTTAAAACAAAGTCAGGTAGAGTATGAAggattaaaacatgaaaaaaagcgATTAGAAGAAGAGTTGGATGACCTGAACATGCAGTTAGATGAAAGTGTGTCATTGAAAAAAATAGTAGATAAAAATCTTGAAGAGGCACTGAATGCATTGCAAGTTGAAAGGGAGCAGAAACATGCTTTGAAGAAAGAACTTGATGCTAGATTAACGCAGGAGTCAATGTTCAATTTGAGCAATTTAGCACAACTTGGTGGCCTCAGTGATGGTTTGAAACTGAATAATCATGAAGGTGAAGGAGATGAAGAAGATCAACATCCAGCACTCAAGAGAGTAGAGGCAGATTATGAACATAAAGAAGAAGGTCAACCAAGGAAAGGGCCAGGCAAAGTCAATGATATTCTTAGTGAAATTCAACAAAATGAAGTTAAGAAATTAGAACAAATGCTGGAGCAGAGTGAAGAGGAGAAAATAGAACTGCAGAGAGCATTAGACGAAGCAAAGAAATTAATTGAAGATACACAGTCTGACCTTATTGAACAAAAAGACAGAGCAAATCAGTTAAAAGCACAAATAAGTGCTGCTTTAGCCAGTGGGAGCCTTGATTCATCCCCAGATAGTGATGTTACAGATTATTTAGACCAACAAATTGCAAATGAATCAGATCAAGGAAAGAAAGCTTTACTCGAAATGAAGAAAAATTTGCTtatgaatgaaaagaaatattCCTCAGCTTTACAGCAGATCAATGAACTTCAGTCTGAAATCAGTAACTTAATGGACAAAAACAAGCAAGGAGGTCTTAAAGAAGGTGATCCTGCCGTAACAGAAATTCTTAATCAACTTCAGGCTAAGGTCAAGCAATATGAAGATGTTATAAAAGACATGAATAAAGACTTGAAAACATTTACAAAGATTGCTGGAGAATCTCAAGGTTCCTTAAATATGACACAGGAAGAAATGTTGAAAGTTACTGAGGAATTGGCACAGTTGTATCATCTTGTTTGTGAAGTTAGTGGAGAGACACCAAGTCGTGTGATGCTTCAGCATGCCAAAGCCATTGACAAACTGTCAAAACAAGACTCCAGAGAAGGAAGTGAAGAACAAGGAGAGAAAGAGGAGGGAACTGCTGAAAAGGAAAGTGGTAAAAAGAGAAAATCAAAGCCGAAAAAGAGCCCGGTTGAAAGTTATGAGAACTCTGTGAAGGCTGATGCAAATTCCTGTCAAAAATTAACTGAAACCATTCTTGACCagacaaaacatttgaaaaaatctgTTGAGCATTTAATGGAAGTTTCAAGAAATAGAACAGACGACAATGAACAGTCAGATGCTCAAGAATTACAAGAACAAATTGTTAAGTTGAAAGCAATGTTGTCAACAAAGAGGGAACAGATTGCAACATTAAGAAGTGTTCTCAAAGCCAATAAATCAACAGCTGAATTTGCTTTGGCTAACttgaaacagaaatatgaaaatgaaaaagtaattgtAACAGAGACAATGCTGAAATTGAGAAATGAACTGAAGGCTCTTAAAGAGGATGCAGCCACTTTTGCTTCTCTGAGAGCCATGTTTGCGCAGCGCTGCGATGAATATGTCACCCAGCTTGATGAATACCAACGCCAGCTTGCAGCTGCAGAAGAGGAAAAGAAGACCCTTAATTCTCTTCTACGAATGGCTATCCAACAGAAACTGGTGTTAACACAGAGACTAGAGGACTTGGAGTTTGACAGAGAGCGACGGAACATGCGTCGACCGCAAGGGGGCGGCGGTAGAAACAAGTCTGGCGCTTCCAAA GTCAAGAAAAGAAGCCAAAA TAATGACCACAAGTATGGAGTCAACTAA
- the LOC123528984 gene encoding protein bicaudal D homolog 2-like isoform X6 — translation MSELNISSLSVEELKTELGRLQQELTETNQEKIRAAEYGLAVLEEKHQLESHIEELETEKEHIKTELEHAKETLSKHQGIFKKQNESGINLEDSIIRESVSREQGYQENIQSLEVELKTCKQNHERLSSEHTVMANLVSDLQTKCDQLEDQRRQLKSELKEYKIRENRNIVDYSELEEENISLQKQVSVLKQSQVEYEGLKHEKKRLEEELDDLNMQLDESVSLKKIVDKNLEEALNALQVEREQKHALKKELDARLTQESMFNLSNLAQLGGLSDGLKLNNHEGEGDEEDQHPALKRVEADYEHKEEGQPRKGPGKVNDILSEIQQNEVKKLEQMLEQSEEEKIELQRALDEAKKLIEDTQSDLIEQKDRANQLKAQISAALASGSLDSSPDSDVTDYLDQQIANESDQGKKALLEMKKNLLMNEKKYSSALQQINELQSEISNLMDKNKQGGLKEGDPAVTEILNQLQAKVKQYEDVIKDMNKDLKTFTKIAGESQGSLNMTQEEMLKVTEELAQLYHLVCEVSGETPSRVMLQHAKAIDKLSKQDSREGSEEQGEKEEGTAEKESGKKRKSKPKKSPVESYENSVKADANSCQKLTETILDQTKHLKKSVEHLMEVSRNRTDDNEQSDAQELQEQIVKLKAMLSTKREQIATLRSVLKANKSTAEFALANLKQKYENEKVIVTETMLKLRNELKALKEDAATFASLRAMFAQRCDEYVTQLDEYQRQLAAAEEEKKTLNSLLRMAIQQKLVLTQRLEDLEFDRERRNMRRPQGGGGRNKSGASK, via the exons ATGTCTGAACTAAACATTAGCTCCCTCTCCGTTGAGGAACTTAAAACAGAACTAGGACGTTTGCAGCAGGAATTAACAGAAACAAACCAAGAAAAAATCCGAGCGGCAGAATACGGATTGGCCGTCCTTGAAGAAAAGCATCAACTCGAGAGCCATATAGAAGAACTCGAGACTGAAAAAGAACACATCAAAACTGAACTAGAGCATGCCAAAGAG ACGCTCAGTAAACATCAAGGGATTTTTAAGAAGCAAAATGAGAGCGGCATCAATCTGGAGGACAGTATCATTCGCGAGTCAGTGTCAAGGGAGCAGGGGTATCAGGAAAACATACAGAGCCTTGAAGTAGAACTCAAAACCTGCAAACAGAACCATGAAAGGCTCTCCTCTGAACATACTGTTATGGCAAACCTGGTGTCTGATCTACAAACAAAATGTGATCAGCTGGAGGATCAGAGAAGACAGTTGAAGAGCGAGTTGAAAGAGTACAAGATCAgagaaaacagaaatattgtcgACTATTCAGAATTGGAAGAGGAAAACATATCTCTGCAAAAGCAAGTGTCTGTGTTAAAACAAAGTCAGGTAGAGTATGAAggattaaaacatgaaaaaaagcgATTAGAAGAAGAGTTGGATGACCTGAACATGCAGTTAGATGAAAGTGTGTCATTGAAAAAAATAGTAGATAAAAATCTTGAAGAGGCACTGAATGCATTGCAAGTTGAAAGGGAGCAGAAACATGCTTTGAAGAAAGAACTTGATGCTAGATTAACGCAGGAGTCAATGTTCAATTTGAGCAATTTAGCACAACTTGGTGGCCTCAGTGATGGTTTGAAACTGAATAATCATGAAGGTGAAGGAGATGAAGAAGATCAACATCCAGCACTCAAGAGAGTAGAGGCAGATTATGAACATAAAGAAGAAGGTCAACCAAGGAAAGGGCCAGGCAAAGTCAATGATATTCTTAGTGAAATTCAACAAAATGAAGTTAAGAAATTAGAACAAATGCTGGAGCAGAGTGAAGAGGAGAAAATAGAACTGCAGAGAGCATTAGACGAAGCAAAGAAATTAATTGAAGATACACAGTCTGACCTTATTGAACAAAAAGACAGAGCAAATCAGTTAAAAGCACAAATAAGTGCTGCTTTAGCCAGTGGGAGCCTTGATTCATCCCCAGATAGTGATGTTACAGATTATTTAGACCAACAAATTGCAAATGAATCAGATCAAGGAAAGAAAGCTTTACTCGAAATGAAGAAAAATTTGCTtatgaatgaaaagaaatattCCTCAGCTTTACAGCAGATCAATGAACTTCAGTCTGAAATCAGTAACTTAATGGACAAAAACAAGCAAGGAGGTCTTAAAGAAGGTGATCCTGCCGTAACAGAAATTCTTAATCAACTTCAGGCTAAGGTCAAGCAATATGAAGATGTTATAAAAGACATGAATAAAGACTTGAAAACATTTACAAAGATTGCTGGAGAATCTCAAGGTTCCTTAAATATGACACAGGAAGAAATGTTGAAAGTTACTGAGGAATTGGCACAGTTGTATCATCTTGTTTGTGAAGTTAGTGGAGAGACACCAAGTCGTGTGATGCTTCAGCATGCCAAAGCCATTGACAAACTGTCAAAACAAGACTCCAGAGAAGGAAGTGAAGAACAAGGAGAGAAAGAGGAGGGAACTGCTGAAAAGGAAAGTGGTAAAAAGAGAAAATCAAAGCCGAAAAAGAGCCCGGTTGAAAGTTATGAGAACTCTGTGAAGGCTGATGCAAATTCCTGTCAAAAATTAACTGAAACCATTCTTGACCagacaaaacatttgaaaaaatctgTTGAGCATTTAATGGAAGTTTCAAGAAATAGAACAGACGACAATGAACAGTCAGATGCTCAAGAATTACAAGAACAAATTGTTAAGTTGAAAGCAATGTTGTCAACAAAGAGGGAACAGATTGCAACATTAAGAAGTGTTCTCAAAGCCAATAAATCAACAGCTGAATTTGCTTTGGCTAACttgaaacagaaatatgaaaatgaaaaagtaattgtAACAGAGACAATGCTGAAATTGAGAAATGAACTGAAGGCTCTTAAAGAGGATGCAGCCACTTTTGCTTCTCTGAGAGCCATGTTTGCGCAGCGCTGCGATGAATATGTCACCCAGCTTGATGAATACCAACGCCAGCTTGCAGCTGCAGAAGAGGAAAAGAAGACCCTTAATTCTCTTCTACGAATGGCTATCCAACAGAAACTGGTGTTAACACAGAGACTAGAGGACTTGGAGTTTGACAGAGAGCGACGGAACATGCGTCGACCGCAAGGGGGCGGCGGTAGAAACAAGTCTGGCGCTTCCAAA TAA